gtggcagGGGGGATGCCTTGTCGCTTCAGAactccccccaaaccccacacccGTCGCCGTCAGAATCCAGATTTATCTGCTCGGCGATGCCCCTGTAGTCAAATAGCTCACCGGTTGGTGATGCCCCTGTCGTCAAATATCTCACCGATTGGTGATGGCCCTATAGTCAAATAGCTCACTGATTTGGAAGTGGagccgcaggtagacagggcggtgagggtgggggggatcGGGACGCTGGCCTTTATCGGTTGGTGCATTGACTGTAGGAGTCGGGAGGGTTGTGTATTGGTGAGGCTGCTTTGGGAATACCGCGTCcgatcccggtctccctgctacaggaaggatgttgggaaagggggacagggagaggctgggggcTGGGAACgtcgggaggggggggggggggtgaccttacagaggtttataaaacccgGAGGGGCATATATAGGGGGGAGGGGGGTCCGAAACTAGAGGGGCgtgggtttaaggtgggagggggaaagggacctgaggggcagcgttttcacgcagagggtggtgcgtgtgtgggacgaggaagtgggtgggggggggctggtAACATTTGAAAGGATGGGGGCCAAAcgctggcagatgggactggaCTAGTtcagggtcagcatggatgggttgggccgaagggtctgaaACTGTAAATGTGTTGAAGGGATGTGGGCCACACGTCAGACGGAAGCGGGTGAGAGGGCAGAACTGTCTCTGTTTACCACAGCAGCGGCCAGCAGCGTGCGAGCTGACGGTCAGACTCCAGGGGGGGAGGGAGGCGGTGACCATGTCTCCACGCAGCCCCATCTAACCGCCGTGTCTGTCGTCGCCTcctgctctctctcgctcacgccctctctctctcgcgctctcactctctctgtctgtctctctcgcgtgctctctctcggtctctctctcggtctctctctcggtctctctcgcgtgctctctctcggtctctctctcggtctctctctcggtctctctctcggtctctctctcggtctctctctcgcgctctctctcgcgctctctctcgcgctctctctcgcgctctctctcgcgctctctctcgcgctctctctcgcgctctctctctgtgtctctctctcgcgctctctctctgtgtctctctctcgcgctctcgctctgtgtctcgctctcgcgctctcgctctgtgtctcgctctcgcgctctcgctctgtgtctcgctctcgcgctctcgctctgtgtctcgctctcgcgctctcgctctgtgtctcgctctcgcgctctcgctctgtgtctcgctctcgcgctctcgctctgtgtctcgctctcgcgctctcgctctgtgtctctctctcgcgccctcgctctgtgtctctctcttgctctgtctctcgctctgtgtctctctcgcgctctctttcgctctcgcgctctctctcgcgctctctctctcttgcgctctcgctctttctctctctctctctctgtgtgtctctctctcgcgctctctctgtctctctctcgcgctctctctgtctctctctcgcgctctctctgtctctctctcgcgctctctctgtctctctctcgcgctctctctcgcgctctctctgtctctcgctctctctcgcgctctctctgtctctctctcgcgctctctctgtctctctctcgcgctctctctgtctctctctcgcgctctctctgtctctctctcgcgctctctctgtgtctctctcgcgctctctctgtgtctctctcgcgctctctctgtgtctcgctcgcgctctctctgtgtctctctcgcgctttctctccctcacgcgcgcgcgcctctctctctgtctcgtgcgctctctctcgcgcgcgcgctctctctctcacactcactctctctctctcgcccctctCCTGCAGCCAAACCGAGGATTCTGCCAGCCTCATCAGAAACTGCGATCCTGTGGCTCATCCTGCATTTCTTTGTCATCCTGTTTGCAATGACCATTGGAATTGGCTCCTGCTTTCTGTGAGTAAAATCCGTAGAGATGCAGGTGGCTGGTCAGAACGAGGGGGGGAACACTGCCCgcgacaccccccccccccgccaaaaccCACCACATGACACAAGGTCCCACTCTACACCgaccccatggaccccaaaccccttccccgttcactcccgctctacaccgtccccatggacccaaaaccccttccccgttcactcccgctctacaccgtccccatggacccaaaccccttccccgttcactcccgctttACACCGTCCCcctggaccccaaaccccttccccgttcactcccgcactacaccgtccccatggacccaaaccccttccccgttcactcccgctctacaccgtccccatggacccaaaccccttccccgttcactcccgcactacaccgtccccatggacccaaaccccttccccgttcactcccgctctacaccgtccccatggacccaaaccccttcccgttcactcccgctctacaccgtccccatggaccccaaaccccttccccgttcactcccgctctacaccgtccccatggaccccaaaccccttccccgttcactcccgctctacaccgtccccatggaccccaaaccccttcccgttcactcccgctctacaccgtcccacggaccccaaaccccttcccgttcactcccgcactacaccgtccccatggacccaaaccccttccccgttcactcccgctctacaccgtccccatggacccaaacccccttccccgttcactcccgctctacaccgtccccatggaccccaaaccccttccccgttcactcccgctctaaaCCGTCtccatggacccaaaccccttccccgttcactcccgctctacacagtccccatggacccaaaccccttccccgttcactcccgctctaaaccgtccccatggacccaaaccccttcccagttcactcccgctctacaccgtccccatggaccccaaaccccttccccgttcactcccgctctaaaccgtccccatggaccccaaaccccttccccgttcactcccgctctacaccgtccccatggacccaaaccccttcccagttcactcccgctctacacagtccccatggaccccaaaccccttccccgttcactcccgctctacactgtccccatggaCCCGAaacccttccccattcactcccactctacaccgtccccatggacgccaaaccccttccccgttcactcccgctctacactgtccccatggaCCCGAaacccttccccgttcactcccactctacactgtccccatggaccccaaaccccttccccgttcactcccgctctacactgtccccatggaccccaaaccccttccccgttcactcccactctacactgtccccatggaccccaaaccccttccccgttcactcccgctctacactgtccccatggaccccaaaccccttccccgttcactcccactctacactgtccccatggaccccaaaccccttccccgttcactcccgctctacactgtccccatggaccccaaaccccttccccgttcgctcccgctctacaccgtcgcCATGGACCTGAATCCCATCCCTGTTCAATCctgctctacactgtccccatggaccccaaaccccttccccgttcactcccgctctacaccgtccccatgcaTCCAAACCCCTTTCCCGTTCACACCCGCTCTACACCGTCGCCATGGACCCAAATCACATCCCCGTTCAATCCTTACACTGTCCCCagggaccccaaaccccttccccgttcactcccgctctacaccgtccccatggacccaaatcccatccccgttcactcccgctctataCCATCctcatggacccaaaccccttccccgttcgcTCCCGcactacaccgtccccatggaccccaaaccccttcccggttcactcccgctctacaccgtccccatggacccgaaacccttccccgttcactcccgttctacaccgtccccatggaccccaaaccccttcccgttcactcccgcttTACACGGTCCCCATGGACGCCAAACCGCTTCCCccttcactcccgctctacactgtccccgtGGACCCGAAACCCTTCCctgttcactcccgctctacactgtccccatggaccccaaaccccttcgccgttcactcccgctctacaccgtccccacggaccccaaaccccttccccgttcactcccgctctacacggTCCCCATGGAcgccaaaccccttccccgttcactcccgctctacaccgtccccatggaccccaaaccccttccccgttcactcccgctctacaccgtccccatggaccccaaaccccttccccgttcactcccgctctacaccgtccccatggaccccaaacccctttcCCGTTCACTCCCTATGTGGTCCTTCTCCAGGAGTGTTTCACTGGGAACAGTATaaagagggagctttaccctgtatctaaccccgtgctgtcactgtccctgagagtgtttgatggggcagaCAGTGCAGTGGGAGccttaccctgtatctaaccccctcgTGTTGAGTGTGTTTGATGTGGGAGCTGGGGAGACGGTGTGTAGAGAGAGCcgtaccctgtatctaaccccctcgCATTGGACGTGTTTGATGTGGGGGAGGGAACAGTGTAGGGGGAGCCGTAACCTGTATCTAACCCCTCATGTTGGGATTGTTtgatgtgggggggagggggggggacagtgtagagggagccgtACCATGTGCCTAGCCCTCTCGCGCTGGGCGAGTTCGACAGGGAACGGAGTTGGGGTGAGGTGTGGAAGGTGGCGGTGAGCCGGACTGAAAGCTGTCGATCTCTTCTCCCCGACAGGTCAGGAACGAAGAATCGAATCCTGCCAGAGCACGTGTGAAGTGCCCAGCGCTGGGAGGGGTTGGTGGGGCGGGGTGGCAGTGTTTTTGGGGGCGGGCGGGGGGTGTACCGCAGACTCGCCTGAGCCGGAAATGGATGTTTGTTTTgtgattttgtctttttttttaacaagaaaaTAGCCAAAGTACTTAGTCGTAATAAAGAGTGGAACCATTAAAACGTTGCTGCATGTGTGAGATTAATGTTTGGGGTCTGGCGCTGGGAGGGAACGGCTCaggtgaagggaatggatgcgGCTGAGTGTGCGGACCAGGACCCCTCTCCCTCTCGGGGTGAGGGCCGAGGTGTGCTCTTGCCCCAGGAAGCCACTCGATGCTTCAGCGAGAAGGTACAGCCCTTCGCTCGGGAGTGCCACGGGTCGAAGAGGGTCTTTGAGGCCCTTTGCTTGCATGAGGCTGTGGGTAGTGCGGACGGGGTTGTGGTGTGGGGAGGGCGGACGTTGGGGGTCAACGGATGGTTTTCTGCGAAGCTACATTCGCAGCTagctgaatccctacagtggggaagtaggccattcagtccatcaggtccAGCCCAGAGAACATCCCAGCCAGCaccccttatccctgtaaccgcgcattccccatggccaatccaccctaaccggcacatccctgggtactacgggacaatttagcacggccaatcccaccctaacccacacatccctgggcactacgggacaatttagcacggccaatccaccctaacccgcacatccctgggtactacaggacaatttagcacagccaatcccaccctaaccttcacgtccctgggcactacgggacaatttagcacggccaatccaccctaacccacacatccctgggtactacgggacaatttagcacggccaatcccaccctaacccacacatccctgggcactacgggacaatttagcacggctaatccaccctaacccgcacatccctgggcactacgggacaatttagcacggccaatccaccctaacccgcacatccctgggtactacgggacaatttagcacggccaatcccaccctaacccacacatccctgggcactacgggacaatttagcacggctaatccaccctaacccgcacatccctgggcactacgggactatttagcacagccaatcccaccctaacctgcacatccctgggtactacgggacaatttagcacggccaatcccaccctaacccgcatatccctgggtactacgggactatttagcacggccaatcccaccctaacctgcacatccctgggcactacgggacaatttagcacggccaatccaccctaacccgcacatccctgggtactacaggacaatttagcacagccaatccaccctaacccgcacatccctgggggcactacgggacaatttagcatggccaatcccaccctaacccgcacatccctgggcactatgggataatttagcacggccaatcccaccctaacccgcacgtccctgggtactacaggacaatttagcacggccaatccaccctaacccgcacgtccctgggcactacgggacaatttagcacggccaatcccaccctaacccgcacatccctgggtacttcgggacaatttagcgcggccaatccaccctaacccgcacgtccctgggcactacgggacaatttagcacggccaatccaccctaacccgcacgtccctgggcactacgggacaatttagcacggccaatcccaccctaacccgcacatccctgggtactacaggacaatttagcacggccaatccaccctaacccgcacgtccctgggcactacgggacaatttagcacggccaatcccaccctaacccgcacatccctgggtacttcgggacaatttagcgcggccaatcccaccctaacccgctcatccctggacactacgggacaatttagcacggccagtcccaccctaacccgcatatccctgggcactacgggacaatttagcacggccaatcccaccctaacccgcatatccctgggtactacgggactatttagcacggccaatcccaccctaacccgcacatccctggacactacgggacaatttagcacggccaatcccaccctaacccacacatccctgggcactacgggtcaatttagcacggccaatcccaccctaacccgcacatccctgggcactacgggacaatttagcacggccagtcccaccctaacccgcacatccctgggcactacgggacaatttagcacggccaatcccaccctaacccgcacatccctgggcactacgggtcaatttagcacggccaatcccaccctaacccgcacatccctgggcactacgggacaatttagcacggccaatcccaccctaacccacacatccctgggcactacgggtcaatttagcacggccaatcccaccctagagcagttgccataccaagctgttatGCGTCCGAATAGGACACTTTGTGCAGTGCCACTGTCTGAAATAATTGGCCGGACACTTTGTGGACcttctgaatttcttcagcctccTGACGAAGTCCAAGGCCTAAGGGCTGTTTCCTTTACCGCAGCGCCGATGTGGATGGACCGACGTTGAACATAGGTAATATTTCCTGCTGGGAAGTCGAACCTGCGGACCTCAGCTCTGTCGTTACGCAGTGACCAGCTCTGGACGGgattggggttgggggttgggggttggagGTGGGGTAGAGACTGTGCCCTTCTCAGCGCGCCGCCCTGCGCTCCGTCCAGGCTCCGAGAGCGGAAACCGCGGAGCCAGGCCCCCATCTAATTGGGCTGGCGGTGAAAGGGCTGAACCGCCTCCGGCTCTGCCTTTTGCTCAGTTTTCGCACCAACCCTCTCGGGGATGCTACAGGAGGGGCTGGGCCCTGCCCCTGGGCCCCCAGGCCCATAGGAAGGGGCGCTACCCAACCATGAGTCCTGTCTCAGTGTGTGCGTGTTCAGGTGGAATATAAATAGTCGGCCAAATATTTATGGTAGGAACGGGATGGTCGTCTTTAAGGTGCGAGCCCACCTATTGTCCCGCCCATCGAGGACACGCCCCCTTGCATTCCCATGGTCTATTGGTCGCGTGTCGGGGCCCCACCTCCCGATTGGCTCGCATCGCCGTCACTCCGCAGGAAGGACGGGGGGGCGGGGATAATTAAAGGGGAAGTCGCCGTCTCCCGCTGAGGGTGAAGATGGCGGCGCTGATTCGGTCGGTGCTGAGGCCCGTTCCTCGGTGCGTCCTTCTGCGAGGGTCCGGGGCCCACCCCGGCTCCCGGAGGGCCGTCTCTAACAGCGGCCCCGACTCGGCCTCGGGTACGGCCCTGGCCGGGTCCACGGACCTGCCGCCCGGGTACGTGGGCGCGGAGCAGCCGGAGGTCAACCTGTACGACCAGGTAAGGGGGGGGGGCTAGACCGGGGAACCGCCAAAAAATGACCATTAATCGGCTAAATTCACCTTAAAAACCAATAAAATCATCTTTAAACTCGTGAAAACATCCTAAAATCACCCTGAAAACCAATAAAATCATCTTTAAACTCGTGAAAACATCCTAAAATCACCCTGAAAACCAATAAAATCATCTTTAAACTCGTGAAAACATCCTAAAATCACCCTGAAAACCAATAAAATCATCTTTAAACTACTGACATCACCCCCAAAATAATAAAATCATCTCTAAACAGCTAAATTCATGTTTAAAAACAGCTGAAATCACGGTTAAAGCTGTAAAATAATCTTTTAAACAGCTGAAATCACCCCAAAAATGATAAAAATCATATGTAAACAGCTGAAACAATCTTAAAAACAGCTGAAATCACAGTCTATAGAGTGAAATAACTTGTAAACAGCTGAAATCACCCAAAACACAATGAAATCATGTTTAAACTACTGAAACCATCCGGAAAACAGCTACCATTTCCTGAAAAACCAATAAAATCACGCTCAAATGATTGAAATCAACCTTAAAAACCAATAAAATCATATTTAAACAGCTAAAATCATGCTGAAAAACTAATACCAGCAACCAGTAAACAGCTACAATTACCTATAAACAGCTGAAGTCAGCCTGACCTTAGCTGTTTAAATATGATTTCAACAGTTTATAACAAGATTTTAGCTATTAATAAGCCGTCAACAGCCAAAATCTCCCTAAAAAACACTAAAATCATGTTTAAAATCATCTCAAGCCtgcatgaatgaaaagaaatcagCTTAAATCACTCACAACATTTAGAATTAtcctatattaaaaaaaatcatttcagaaGCCTGTATGAGTTTTAGTGAAGAAAATAACCCAAAACTAAAGATACAAAATCATCCTGAAAGACTTCCATTTCACCTCAAAACCTTTTCTGGCCAGGGTGAGTGAGAGAAATAAccttaaattgtcccgtagtgcccagggatgtgcgggttagggtgggactggccgtgctaaattgtcctgtagtgcccagggatgtgcgggttagggtgggattggccgtgctaaattgtcccgtagtgcccggggatgtgcaggttagggtgggattggccgtgctaaattgtcccgtagtgcccagggatgtgcgggttagggtgggattggccgtgctaaattgtctcgtagtgcccagggatgtgccggttagggtgggattggccgtgctaaattgtcccgtagtgcccagggatgtgcaggttagggtgggattggccgtgctaaattgttccgtagtgcccagggatgtgcgggttagggtgggactggccgtgctaaattgtcctgtagtgcccagggatgtgcgggttagggtgggattggccgtgctaaattgtcccgtagtgcccagggatgtgcgggttagggtgggattggccgtgctaaattgtcccgtagtgcccagggatgtgcgggttagggtggattggccgtgctaaattgtcccgtagtgcccagggatgtgtgggttagggtgggattggccgtgcaaattgtcctgtagtgcccagggatgtgcgggtttgctgtgggaaatgtggggttacagagtTGAGAGTGGGTGGGGATTGGGGTTGAATGTTTGTGGTGTTGTGCCCAGGATGCTGTTCAGGGGGCcaacatggacatgatgggctgataGGCCACTTTGTGCACTCCATTTAAGGCCCACATCGCAGCAGAGCCACTCCCCACATGGTGCCCTCGCTGGCAGGGGTTTGCCCGGAGAGGGGAGTGGCGGTTGGTGAACATGGGATATTGTCTCTCACTCCGTCTCTGTGTTTCGCCCCCCGGCAGAACCCTGACTACCATGGATTCAGCTCCGACCCTGTGGTGGATGTGTGGAACATGAGGCTGGCCTTTTTCTTCGGGATCTCCCTGGCCATCGTGGTGGGCTCCACCTTTGTGCACTACCTGCCAGACCATGGGTGAGTGGTGCTGGGATCTGGGCGTGGGCGCGTTCCGGTCTCGGCCCCCTCGAACGCAGTGCacttctgtgtctctctgtgctgCATATTCACACACGGAGTGCTGGGGTGGgagagtggaagagagggagagggagagggagagggcaagagagagaaaaggaggtgGTCTGACCCAGATACAAATTAAAATGTCCGTAgttaacccccccccccgcctcgctcTGCCCTCCTTCgcaccctcccccctcctctccgCCCCTTCCCCGCTCCCAGCTCCCTCCTCCTGCCTCGCTCCTCACTCCTCCCTCCCCTTGCCCTCTTTGCCTTCAACAGTGTGGGTCTCcctccacactaaccctctggtGTAAGGAGTTACACACATCGCACTCCCTCTGTTCTTGTGAACTGAAAGTAAAGGTCCCTCTACACtatttctccacccccccccaaaGAAAAATCAAACACCCCCCAGGGAAATGgaaagggacagcacagggtgagGTAGAGTTTTCCTCTCTCAATGTCCCATTCAGTTATTCCTAATCGCTGTAAATACTGACCGCAGGAAGCTGGTGTTCTGTGGGGtggctgggggggggggttcaCAGGGTGAAGGCACGGACTGTCACTTCCAATCTGACAGACATAAACACCCCCCCCATCTGCTTTCTGTGTGTACGCATGTCGATATGCCTGTgtccctctctgtgtctgtccctCTTGTGTGTCTCCTTCTCAACCAACCACCCTCTCCCctcgtctttctctctctgtccctgtctctctctgtccctgtctctctctgtccctgtctctctctgtccctgtctctctctgtccctgtctctctctgtccctgtctctctctgtccctgtctctctctgtccctgtctctctctgtccctgtctctctctgtccctgtctctctctgtccctgtctctctctgtccctgtctctctctctctctgtccctgtctctctctctctctgtccctgtctctctctctctgtccctgtctctctctctctctgtccctgtctctctctctctctgtccctgtctctctctctctctgtccctgtctctctctctctctctgtccctgtctctctctctctctgtccctgtctctctctctctctctgtccctgtctctctctctctctctgtccctgtctctctctctctctctgtccctgtctctctctctctctctgtccctgtctctctctctctctgtccctgtctctctctctctctgtccctgtctctctctctctctgtccctgtctctctctctctctgtccctgtctctctctctctctgtccctgtctctctctctctctgtccctgtctctctctctctctgtccctgtctctctctctctctgtccctgtctctctctctctgtccctgtctctctctctctgtcgtgctctcgcgctcgctctctctgtccctgctctcgcgctcgctctctctctgtccctgctctcgcgctcgctctctctctgtccctgctctcgctctcgctctctctctgtccctgctctcgctctcgctctctctctgtccctgctctcgctctcgctctctctctgtccctgctctcgctctctctctgtccctgctctcgcgctcgctctgtccctgctctcgcgctcgctctctctctgtccctgctctcgcgctcgctctctctctgtccctgctctcgcgctcgctctctctctgtccctgctctcgcgctcgctctctctctgtccctgctctcgcgctcgctctctctctgtccctgctctcgcgctcgctctctctctgtccctgctctcgcgctcgctctctctctgtccctgctctcgcgctcgctctctctctgtccctgctctcgcgctcgctctctctctgtccctgctctcgcgctcgctctctctctgtccctgctctcgcgctcgctctctctctgtccctgctctcgcgctcgctctctctctgtccctgctctcgcgctcgctctctctctgtccctgctctcgcgctcgctctctctctgtccctgctctcgcgctcgctctctctctgtccctgctctcgcgctcgctctctctctgtccctgctctcgcgctcgctctctctctgtccctgctctcgcgctcgctctctctctgtccctgctctcgcgctcgctctctctctgtccctgctctcgcgctcgctctctctctgtccctgctctcgcgctcgctctctctctgtccctgctctcgcgctcgctctctctctgtccctgctctcgcgctcgctctctctctgtccctgctctcgcgctcgctctctctctgtccctgctctcgcgctcgctctctctctgtccctgctctcgcgctcgctctctctctgtccctgctctcgcgctcgctctctctctgtccctgctctcgcgctcgctctctctctgtccctgctctcgcgctcgctctctctctgtccctgctctcgcgctcgctctctctctgtccctgctctcgcgctcgctctctctctgtccctgctctcgcgctcgctctctctctgtccctgctctcgcgctcgctctctctctgtccctgctctcgcgctcgctctctctctgtccctgctctcgcgctcgctctctctctgtccctgctctcgcgctcgctctctctctgtccctgctctcgctctcgctctctctctgtccctgctctcgcgctctcgctctcgctctctctctgtccctgctctcgcgctcgcgctctcgctctctctctgtccctgctctcgcgctcgcgctctcgctctctctctgctctcgcgctctcgctctcgcgctctctctctgtccctgctctcgcgctctcgctctcgcgctctctctctgtccctgctctcgcgctcgctctctctctgtccctgctctcgcgctcgctctctctctgtccctgctctcgcgctcgctctctctctgtccctgctctcgcgctcgctctctctctgtccctgctctcgcgctcgctctctctctgtccctgctctcgcgctcgctctctctctgtccctgctctcgcgctcgctctctctctgtccctgctctcgcgctcgctctctctctgtccctgctctcgcgctctcgctctctctgtccctgctctcgcgctctcgctctcgcgctctctctctgtccctgctctcgcgctcgctctctctctctgtccctgctctcgcgctcgctctctctctgtccctgctctcgcgctctcgctctctctctctgtccctgctctcgcgctctcgctctctctctctctctgtccctgctc
This genomic interval from Stegostoma tigrinum isolate sSteTig4 unplaced genomic scaffold, sSteTig4.hap1 scaffold_350, whole genome shotgun sequence contains the following:
- the ndufb11 gene encoding NADH dehydrogenase [ubiquinone] 1 beta subcomplex subunit 11, mitochondrial produces the protein MAALIRSVLRPVPRCVLLRGSGAHPGSRRAVSNSGPDSASGTALAGSTDLPPGYVGAEQPEVNLYDQNPDYHGFSSDPVVDVWNMRLAFFFGISLAIVVGSTFVHYLPDHG